From the Streptococcus halotolerans genome, the window TTCAGCACCAATATTGATGATAGCTCCCATCATAACAACAGCATTATCTTCAATAGTAACTTGGTCACGGATAATAGCTCCTGGCTCGATGCGAGCATTGATGTGACGCTTGTCTAACAGAGGAACTGCAGAATTACGGCCATCTTGTTCAACAACATAGTCAATATTTTCTGTCATTCCCTCAAGGAGTGGTTCAATATCTTTCCAGTCTCCGAACAGAACATTACTGAGTTGGATGACTGAAGCAGGAATGTCAGCAGCTACCTGTCCAGCATAGGTTACCTTAACATTAGTTTTTTTCTCAGCATTACCAATGTAAGCAATAATTTCTTGTGCAGTCATTTTTTGAGCGGTCATTCTAATCTCCTAAGAGTGTTTGGTTAGCTAGAAAGTAACACAGAATAACGCCACCCGTAGTGTTTCTAGTTAATCAGCTATGGCAAGCTTTAGACAAACCTAACCAAACACCCACTTTCTTCAAAAATAAGTTGATGGTATCTATTATAACAAATAGTCAGAAAATTTGGAAATGATGAAATAAAAAAAGACCTCGGGTGAGGTCTCATAATGTAGAGAAACGTCAATAATGCGTTTTTTGCTAAATCTAATTATTATTCTAATAATGCTGTGATATTGTTTTCACCATGAATGGATTTCCAATCCTTTCGGAAATCTTCAACAGCTTGCATGATAGTATGGGATGAAAGCAATTGTTCGACTAAATCTGGATTGACAGTAATGGCCTGTGCACCAGCATCAAACGTATCGTTAATCTGTTCGATGGTTTTGTAACTAGCTCCTAGTATTTTACTTTGACTACCTGTTCGTTCGATTTCTTTCTGAAGTGATTCAATGACCGCTTTAGAATCAATTCCTAGAGTTTCCATACGATTATAATAGGGGGCTAAATAGTCAGCGCCGGCAGCAATAGCAAGAAAACTTTGTAGTTTTGTATAAATAGCAGTTGCTGTAATATGGATACCTTCACTTTTAAGTTTTTTGATGGCTTTTAGTCCTTCAATAGTGACAGGAATTTTGATGTAGACTGAGGCATCGATGCCTTCTAAAATGGCATAGGCTTCTTCAATCATAGTTTTAGCATTAGTTGCAGTAATCTGAACATGGAGAGATTGTTCAGGTCCTATAATTTTCCTTATTTGTTTCAAATGATTGAAAAAATCAATTTTTCCTTCTTGTTTTAATATAGATGGATTGGTTGTAACCCCTTTGAGCGGAAGAATGTCGTGTAATTGTTTGATTTTCTGAATATTAGCAGTATCAAGTAATAATTCCATAAAATACCTCTTAGGTGTTAATTTTTACAATAGTCCCTTTCGCTAACGTAGGAAGTTGTTCAGCAGAGACATGAAGTGTACCGGGAAGTGAGCTTTCTTCAGAGCCATCAAAAGCGATGGTAATATGGCCAAGATTACTAAGATTTTTCTCAACAACCTTTCCCACTGATGTGATAGGGTAGGATAGGTTATCAATGAGAACAACACCTCCTGGTTGAATTGGTCCAGCTAGGTTTTTATTATCGATGGTAAAGCAAAACTCAGCTAAATCAGCAGGAGCATCCTCCCCGAAGAGAATCAGCATGTTTGCGCCTTCAATCATTTCTTCAGCTTCTGGACCAATTGTAGTTACGGTAGTTTGAAAAACAGTTGTCATGATAGTGTGCTCTTTCTAAGAAAATTATTCTTTTTATTGGTAAAGTCCGATACTTGCTAACCAAGCAACTAAAACACGTGGAACCCCATTTAAAAATCGAGAATAGAGTACAGAAGGGACACCAACTTCTACAGTTTCAGCATCTGCTTCAGTCAATCCAAGAGCGACTGGGATAAAGTCACAACCATTTTGAGTATTGATAGCAAATAAAGCGGGTAGTGCCATTTGTGGCGGAATGTTACCTTTTCCAATTTGAACACCAATTAAGGTTCCGACGATTTGTGAAATGACTGCCCCAGGTCCAAGAAGGGGAGATAAGAAAGGAAGAGAGCAAATAAAACCAATGATAACGAGTC encodes:
- a CDS encoding PTS glucitol/sorbitol transporter subunit IIA, with translation MTTVFQTTVTTIGPEAEEMIEGANMLILFGEDAPADLAEFCFTIDNKNLAGPIQPGGVVLIDNLSYPITSVGKVVEKNLSNLGHITIAFDGSEESSLPGTLHVSAEQLPTLAKGTIVKINT
- a CDS encoding fructose-6-phosphate aldolase, translated to MELLLDTANIQKIKQLHDILPLKGVTTNPSILKQEGKIDFFNHLKQIRKIIGPEQSLHVQITATNAKTMIEEAYAILEGIDASVYIKIPVTIEGLKAIKKLKSEGIHITATAIYTKLQSFLAIAAGADYLAPYYNRMETLGIDSKAVIESLQKEIERTGSQSKILGASYKTIEQINDTFDAGAQAITVNPDLVEQLLSSHTIMQAVEDFRKDWKSIHGENNITALLE
- the dapD gene encoding 2,3,4,5-tetrahydropyridine-2,6-dicarboxylate N-acetyltransferase, which translates into the protein MTAQKMTAQEIIAYIGNAEKKTNVKVTYAGQVAADIPASVIQLSNVLFGDWKDIEPLLEGMTENIDYVVEQDGRNSAVPLLDKRHINARIEPGAIIRDQVTIEDNAVVMMGAIINIGAEIGAGTMIDMGAILGGRATVGKNSHIGAGAVLAGVIEPASAQPVRVGDNVLIGANAVVIEGVQIGNGAVVAAGAIVTEDVPENVVVAGVPARVIKQIDAKTQQKTALEEALRNL